A window of Chaetodon trifascialis isolate fChaTrf1 chromosome 3, fChaTrf1.hap1, whole genome shotgun sequence genomic DNA:
GCTGGGGTGCAATTCAACTGCCTGTAAGATGGGACCTGAAACCAAAATCTACCCCTGGAAGGTGATTTTTAAtgatctatttatttatttatttggtctGTTATATTGTAGAAGATTTGTAGTTATGTTGTGTTATGTACAACACTGaaattaaataatgaataaactCTTCTTTTGCAGCTGTTGGATGTTTTAAGGAACACATCTGTAGACATAAATGGCACACATCTCATATATGACAGTGATGGAAACCCAAATATAGGATATAATTTGGTTCAGTGGGTCTGGGAAGACAGTGATTTAAACTTCAGGAATGTTGGAAACTTTGAAAAAGAACTGCTCATCAACAAGTCCCTCGTCAAATGGCACACTGAAGACTCGAAGGTAATATCTCCAATTTGTCAGAAAATTGATATGAATGTTTAAGCTTTGTTATTAATTTCCACCTTATCATAATCCAGTTTGAGCTcctgaaatgttgcattttttacCATAACAATCCTCACTTAGCCATAACTTTCGCAGGTCCCTGTGTCCACCTGTTCAGCAGATTGTAAAACAGGCCAGGTCCGCAGGGTCAAAGGTTTCCATTCCTGCTGTTTTGATTGTATTGACTGTTTGCCGGGCACCTACCAGAAAAATAAGGGTAAAGTTGTCAAACTTCTCTCAACTCAAACACAAGaagtagttcaacattttgggaagtacatttatttactttctttctgagagtagattaataccactctcatgtcttcATGGTAAATACaaggctgcagccagcagctggttagcttagcttagtatTAAAACTGGAAATGGGGGACACAGCGAGCCAGGGTCTgtccaaatgtaacaaaatctgcctattGATGGCATGGCATGGCCCTAGGGAGGAGGGGACAGAAGAAAAAGCCCTAATGCGAGGATCTCTAATGTGAAAAGGGCCTACAAAGACACTAGAATGAATAGCTGTGGATGCGGGGAGGCACCCATGGAGAACGCCTATGTACAGAGTCCTGAATTCTGTGCTGCGGTCCTGATACGAGCACCTCAAAGCTCATGAATTAACAGGTCATATCTTGTGGTGTTGATTCTCGTTGCAAgaataagtgcatttcccaaaatgtcaaagtaataCTTTAATGGTGATTCAGTCAAACATGCATCACCAGCCGCCATGGTTTGATTTAATTTCTAGATACTGTCCATTGCTTAAAGCTAGAGTAACGCTCTCTTGTGgactcctcctccagcagtAGTAAGGCAGTGtgagttcatgtgttttggGAGTGGGTTTGGAGAAATCTTACTGTTGCTGGTTTCTCCAGCATTACCGACTCCAGCTTTAATGAAGCCAAATTTCCTGTTGTTCTTTCTCACTCATAGATGACATTCAGTGCAGTAAGTGCCCTGAGGGTCAATGGTCTCTGATCCGCAGCACTAATTGCATTAATCCTacctttgacattttggcatgGGACACATCTGAAGCTTTGGAAATGATGCTGGCTGGGGTGCTGCTGTTGATATGTCAGGGGTCAGTGGTTGTTGTGTTCCTTATGCATCGGGGGACCTCATTGGTAAAGGCCTCAGGGGGACCCCTGAGTTTTGTGGCTCTGATAAGTCTGATGGGAGCTTgcctcagtctgctgctctTCCTGGGGGAGCCGGGGGACGTGGTGTGCCGTCTTCAGCTGCCCCTCACCTCCATTTTCCAAACAGTGGCCCTCTCTATTATCACATCCATCTCACTACAGGTGAGGAAGGATTATGTCATGTAAAATGCATTACTGTATCGTAGAGCGCATGTTGTAATCAGGCTGCAAATTCCTCTTTTCAAACAGATAGTCTATGTGTCAGAATTCCCAAAGATGGCCGCCTCTCACCTGCATGTATTAAGAGGTCCTGGAAGCTGGCTGTTTCTGCTCATCTGCTGCGCTGTACAGGCTGGTATCTGTGGCTGGTTTGTTCAAGAAGGGCCCCTGCTTTCTGAATACATggcaaataagaaaataatctTTGTGAGAGCATTTCTGTCATGTCCAGTGATACCCTTGTCAGGACTTGCTTTAATGCAAGGTTTCAACGGAGCATTGGCCCTCACATCATTCATGTGCACCTTCATGGCGGTGAAGCCTCTTCATCAGTACAACCTTGCGAGGGACATCACCTTTTCGTCGCTGATCTACTGCGTGATTTGGGTGACCTTTATTCCGATCTACATAGGCTTAGATGACAAGAGCAAGTCTATTGTTCATATTTGTTTTACACTGATAAGCAACTTCGGAATGATGGCAGCCTACTACTTCCCAAAATGCTATTTGCTGTTGAGAAGACCTCAGCTCAACACAGCAGACCACTTCTGTACCTTCCTAGAGGGTGTCCCACCAACACCAGCTCAGAAGGaaccagaaacacagacacagtcagagcaATAAACAAAAGTGTAGTTTTAAGGATAAAAACTCAAAGAGTATACAAGATTCTTGTGTAAAATTTACATTTGCGTGGTTTGTATGTTAACAAGGTGactaaaactgcatttttttttcaccttagAAACATTGATAAAGTAGCGACCATTTCTACAcaaaaaagaggctgaaaaactgattcactGCCCTGctgtaacattcaggattgattttgAGGTCCTCCTCGTATACAAAGCCCTGATTGGACTTGGACCAAGATACATTGCTAACTAatttattatttgccttcaagaacactgctatcatctgctgctggtttactgggggtttccagcaacagttgAAAGAAAGTTgcagaatattttcaaaagaaagctaaaacttatctcttcactttaACCTTTTAACTAACTTTGACTTCCTGATAAGGgtctgaaacttttgtgctttgccttgcgcttacacactgctgcatctctatgaaaatgttgtttgattggttgtttttttttatctgtttttgtgtccatcCTGTTATCCATATTCTACTATATTTTTACctatattttgttattttattgtgtggttttatgcattgtctttattttgctttttatacttttcaatCTTActcagtctgtttttatgtccatttttGTATTATATTTATGTTATGTAAAGAACCCACTTGGTACATGTGATTGTTTTCTTGTAAAGCATTTTCAGCTGCAACACCTgtgtgaaaggtgctatacaagtaaactttattattattattattattattattattattattattattaacaaatAATGGTTGTGAATTACCTAGCTTAGGCCTGCAGTATAAGCTACAAATCATACTGTACATTTGGTATAATAAGTTGACCtataatgaaatatgaatcgataatcatgaaaaacacaaactcaggGACAGTACGTTATTCAAATTAAATGTACAttgtctcttttttccattATGATAAAGAGACCACAGTAGGCTGATTCTTGTAGTTGATTTTGTAATAGAAAACACTTTTTATATTCTATCCGTTTTCTTATGTGACATTGCTAACACACAGGATACATATCAATAAAGGGGCAATAACAGAAGAATCGAAGTATttctttaaactttttttttcctttaaggtTTCCCCTGGTTGCATTCAGCAAGACGCTCTTTATACGACTTGCGCCCTTACAGATCCTTTAGATAAATAAGTTAAAATTAGCAatttcctgcatttaaaataagTACAATAATCAAAATGCACTTAAGTTTAAAGAGTAAAGGCACTCTTGCCTTTTCGTCGTTGCATGACTTATTTTACTGTATCAACACTTTTATGATTTTATCATCACGGCTGGTGAAGGTGGAGCTTATCTTAACAACAAACACTGTGGGGTAGTATGATCTGTTACCTGGAAATCGTGTACCTCACTGCACCTCACTGCACCTCACTGCTGCCTGAGAGACCAAACTCAGGGCCCGGAAGGACCGGCACATAGCGACGGTTGCTAACAACCCAGGCTGCGGTGAGCTTACTGTCTGTCGTGGGAGGTGACgctgttttactttttaaagttttagcTGGTGAGTTAAATACTTATTTACGGACACTTTTTCGACACCTTTCAAATGTTACCGAACTCTTTCCAAGCTAATCCTCAATATATCAAGTCTTCCATAACAGCAAAAAGAAGCATGGCGGCGGTGTTTGTTTAAACTAGCTCGATGCTGTTGTTTTGATGACCTGCCCTAGAATATGATGCCTTGGATTAACTGTCCTGGTTGATGATTTTAAGCCTCAATTTAACATCTAGGTTTGATTAatcacatgtactgtaaataaaagcaacCTGCAGCAGTACACACCAAATGTTTGTGATTAAAAAATGTGTATTGTTTAATGCAAAACTTGATGTTCTGCATTATTTTACATGTAGTATCACACAAAATGCAACAGTCAAATCAAAAGCcatgcatttttaaatacatttttcaggTAAATAAAGGAGACTCAAAGACAGGCATGTCAACAGAATTCAGATAAAATCACATAAACTTCCACTTCAAAACTAATCTAATGTATACAGATTAATGTCCCTTCTTAAGTCTTATTCTAATGATCTAATATGCAGACAGGATACCAATCAAATGCTGCTTCCAGGTAATCACTGGAAAAGATCAATTATTAATAACTTAAATTCCAGTCGGCCATGTTGATGTGGCAATAAAGTATTGAATTTTGAATGCTGAATATTCAGCTTTCAATCTAGCTTTTAGTTAACTTGATGGACAGAGATCGATGATATTTCCACTAGTACACGTTCAGTATTCTCTGATAACAGCATcactttacttttcatttttaacctgTGAAGTCCAGTGAAACCATGCCTCGAGGAAGATCGGCCACAAGTGCCCGCTCAGACAACAGTGAGCTGGATACTGATGGTACAGGTAAAGTTGTTAGTATTAACTAGTTTATGCAGTCTAGGTTGTATGAATGAAACATCCacaatgtgcatgtgttgttttttctgcagAATCAGAGATAGCCAAACTGCAGAGACAGTTCAGGATCATGGAAGGAGATCGGCAGGCCTACAATCTTCAGGCCCGAGAGCAGATACGCAAACAACAGTGAATAACAGCGACACCCACAGCACATTttcaacagtgtgtgttttatttttgtttgcctgATCGCCTGTTTATGTGATGTGGATGAAGGCAGGAGATAGAAAAGCTgctgaaggagcaggaggagctgcatcGAAACCTCGGTGCGTGTAAGAGCGTTTCACGCCAGCAGCAGGACAGCGAGCACACCCAGAGTCTTCGTGGTCTGCTGGAGCAGAGAGACGTGctagaggaggagctggagaaagagaagcagTGTCAAAAAGAGCTAAAGAAAGAGGTGAATGAAGTCTTTTACACTATATCACACTTATTCTAGTTTCATGTTCACTGATATTTGTGGTCGCACATCACAGTTCATGTCACGCATCTGTAATGTGGGCAGATCACAAACATGCAGCTGAAGCTGGCAGAGGTGAGAAAAGGGGAGGTCAGTACCAGTGTCACCCAGAGGTCTGAGGTACGGCGGACTCAGAAGGCCATATGCACTTTGGAATACAAGCTGAACAGAGTGAGTCACTCAATACCACAAGCTACCTAGAAAATAGACATACAGTCATTCTTCGTTCATCAGTTGCACATATGTTCACATATTATTATGTTGTATTTCAGTATATGATTTTAAAGTTTGCCTATATCCCGTCCAGGCCTTGACTCGCTTCAATGAGCAACTGACCAAAAACAGCCATCTGAGAGAAGAGTTACAGACTCTCCATATTGAGCGTATCCGTTTCCAGCAGCTACGAAACAGGCTGgacaaggtcagaggtcacaccgTAGATCATTCAGGGACGAGGCACCCaactatttttaactttttctgtTTAGTCTCCGTGTTATTCTTGTGTGTTGTAGGAACTCCACAATGTCCGTAAGAAGATCGGGGAAATTGTCGGCCTGTCCACTGCAGCTTATGATGCCAGGTTAGATTTGAGACAGTTGCATAATGTAGTAAAAAACCACGCTGTGATTTTGGTTGCTGAATGTCTTATGTATAAAGCTTTCTACTTCAGAGTGGAGGCTCAGTCCAAGATGACCATGATGAGGGAGAAGGCAGTGAAGGACCTTGCCCAGTACAACGCCGAGATGAAGGAACTGGAAAGACTTATTGCACATGAGTGTAGCCTGAAAGAGTTCATGACCACCAAGTGCAGCGAGAGGAGCGGGCAGGAAGACGGCCATGAGATCGGACACAGGCAGCGTAAGCCACACCTAATGTGTTGTAGCTGATAGTGCTGCTTTGACACAGTAATAATCATTATAATGGCAAACATGTTTCTTATGCTATCGTGATGATAATAACACTGGCAGTGACTATCCTGTGTTCATCCAGTCCAGTTTTCAGCTTGTGCTTTATGAGTGCCAAGGCACAGTCTAATGCAGTACATCCCACAAGCTAGAGAGAGGAATCCCATCTGGTCTCCATGTAGCACAGATGTAAGGTTCTTATAAAATGATTTTGACACAGTGGGAAAAAAGCCCACTAGAGCCACACTGACAATGCTTTGGGGGCATAATGGTGTATTTTCCGCTTCTGAACTACGCGTTGTGGAGAAACAAAAGTACAGACCTCATAGGATCATAACTTCTTTACATTCCCAAgattttacagcagaaacaatcagACAGAAGCCACGGTAACTGTGTCATTACCCCACATTCAATCAATGAAACGAAAAAgtagcagaaagaaaagagtggCAACGCTCCTGTTGGCTTAGAAACAAGAGTGCAGCACAGTCAGTCCTGCCAGTGAGTCCTTGAACACTGTGATGGAAATAAGAGGAtccttttcactgtttgttaGCTTGTTTGGGCCTTTTGTAACAGCGCTGCTGTTATATAAAGGTAATGGTGCCTGTTTGTCCCAGTGTCAgagctgaaggagcagaggaggatggaCTCGGGGGAAGAGCCTCTGGATGCTCTAGAGGAGGTGTTGGAGAAGATCCAGATTGTGACAGGGGAGGACAACCTGGACATGCTGGTCATCAGGTTCATGCAGGGTAAGTCTGACCAAGCTGACGTGACTCACCCATACACAAAGACAATGCTTCTTACAGTCATTTTTTCTTCAgatctgttcagtttgtgttgcagaaatgtctcttattttatatatttggATTTGCTTTATAGACAATCACACCATACTTACAGCCACCTCTTTCTCCACGTTCCTCTACCTTTGGACGAACACTAAAGCAAAATCAATTTAAGGTCCCACCTTGACAGCGAGAATAATCTCAGCTCAGgagatttaaatgtgtttcactGCCGTCTCACTGTTTCCCTGTATAGTTGAAGACCGGAACTTTGCCCTCTTCAATTTTGTAAATGAGCAAAACAATGAGGCCGAGGCACTGCGGGATCAAATCAGCCAGGTGAGAGTGTCTCCTCTATTTGACTCTATTTGCCTGTGGACACATTCATTGTTAACTTCTTCCATTTTCAACTTTACAGAGTTTGTCTATATTCTTATTCGGTGCAACAGTGGAATGGATTTAATTCCTCATCCACAAAGATAATGAGCAACCAGTGACTTCAAAGGATGGGGTCGTCCACTTCTCACAAAATTCTATTAAGTTTGAGCAAATGAAGTGAAAGCTAAGGAGGTCATTTCTGACAGCAGTTAGAGCGAATGAAGGGGAGCATGTAGTTTGTTAGTTCATATCAGTAatctgtatttatgtgtttgtgctgaaatgtGTGAATCTGCAGATTCAAGCAGAGATCGAGCAGCTTCGAGTAGCAGGTTTGCAACAGGAGCAAGATCATCGCTCTCTGCTGAGGGAGATTGATGAGCAACGAAAGGAAACCGAGTCCCGAGCTGAGGACTATGAAAAACAAGCCAGCATCATAagcaaaatcctggatgaggTTAAAACAGGTTTGGGAACGATTTATTTTACAGGTCCATACTTTATGAGTTCCTCAGAAGTTTCCTAGAAAAATGTCAGTTGTACTAATTATGGGAGAAATAGAGGCGGTTTTCAGttagtatacacacacacacacacacacacacacacatacacacacacacacacacacacacaaaacctggagtctttttgtcacagcagttcagatgaaaaatgtgaaatttgtctACAGGCAAGTATACAGTTCATCACATACGAAGAGCAGTGTCCAATAGTTAATGAATCATCAGTAGTTTTTTTCAAGGACAACCTATTTTCTTTGTAAAATTGGTGTCATGTTAAGTTGTTTTTCCCAGCAAACATCCCCTGACATTATCAGGAAATTACAGACTGTAAAAGATTTTTCTTAAATGCATGAGtgtctgcatacacacacacctcatgaCTACGATTAAGATAAAACATTCTGCAGGTTAGACTGGATATTTAGAACACAGAAGAACGCACAGGCAGCTCCAGGTGCTCCTGACTCTTGTCTTTTCCATCTCACAGGAGTGAACAGCATCTTCTCTAAAATGGAGTGCGACCGCTCTGTGATAGAGGATATGCTGGGCTCCTCTACAGGGATCAGCGAGAACAACATCA
This region includes:
- the tas1r3 gene encoding taste receptor type 1 member 3, with translation MVAPVMLMVLCCAFRLSCSAGTPKWFYNISTNLFNLSGDIKLGGLFPINQLTSNLSQRREPDNISCDSLNDRGLGLALVMKYAVDEINAKQILLPGIKLGYEIYDTCTQSAIIVKPVISFLAEKSKSNRVLSVECNYTNYETSISAVIGPYTSEMVSVIGKLLGFFLVPQISFGATSDKFSDKFLYPSFFRTVPSDKWQVEVIVLLLLKFKWNWVVVVGSEEEYGQRGVQEFSKLAENKSVCVAYQGLIPVYSDPEPTVKTIIDNIIDTNVGVVVVFSLPEQAEVFFKEVIRRNVTAVWIATTSWAIHNGVTSLPNINDIGTVLAFTDKLQTLDQLTAYTKELLKLSEGNAKKSPPASITDNPLNPCPQCWNLSRANISLVTDPSVQRTAFSVYAAVYSVAQALHNLLGCNSTACKMGPETKIYPWKLLDVLRNTSVDINGTHLIYDSDGNPNIGYNLVQWVWEDSDLNFRNVGNFEKELLINKSLVKWHTEDSKVPVSTCSADCKTGQVRRVKGFHSCCFDCIDCLPGTYQKNKDDIQCSKCPEGQWSLIRSTNCINPTFDILAWDTSEALEMMLAGVLLLICQGSVVVVFLMHRGTSLVKASGGPLSFVALISLMGACLSLLLFLGEPGDVVCRLQLPLTSIFQTVALSIITSISLQIVYVSEFPKMAASHLHVLRGPGSWLFLLICCAVQAGICGWFVQEGPLLSEYMANKKIIFVRAFLSCPVIPLSGLALMQGFNGALALTSFMCTFMAVKPLHQYNLARDITFSSLIYCVIWVTFIPIYIGLDDKSKSIVHICFTLISNFGMMAAYYFPKCYLLLRRPQLNTADHFCTFLEGVPPTPAQKEPETQTQSEQ
- the odad1 gene encoding coiled-coil domain-containing protein 114, which gives rise to MPRGRSATSARSDNSELDTDGTESEIAKLQRQFRIMEGDRQAYNLQAREQIRKQQQEIEKLLKEQEELHRNLGACKSVSRQQQDSEHTQSLRGLLEQRDVLEEELEKEKQCQKELKKEITNMQLKLAEVRKGEVSTSVTQRSEVRRTQKAICTLEYKLNRALTRFNEQLTKNSHLREELQTLHIERIRFQQLRNRLDKELHNVRKKIGEIVGLSTAAYDARVEAQSKMTMMREKAVKDLAQYNAEMKELERLIAHECSLKEFMTTKCSERSGQEDGHEIGHRQLSELKEQRRMDSGEEPLDALEEVLEKIQIVTGEDNLDMLVIRFMQVEDRNFALFNFVNEQNNEAEALRDQISQIQAEIEQLRVAGLQQEQDHRSLLREIDEQRKETESRAEDYEKQASIISKILDEVKTGVNSIFSKMECDRSVIEDMLGSSTGISENNIMSYLGLVEQKTNELLTIQAFLNSKDLEKDYNPKDLPKFLLGQNPELLQQNLNIQSAIKSVDYDAEESPLTDEEERPLSQEELRKRIMKGVLQKESSVQQAATKASKINQQSDGRQRSLEDALI